Within the Ranitomeya imitator isolate aRanImi1 chromosome 8, aRanImi1.pri, whole genome shotgun sequence genome, the region ctaaatttctgacaatatacttctatatcatcctgaccctggcacaaagccagcaaatttttctcagcctgatccactgaattaggctcatcgtaaagcaatccaagcgcctggaaaaacgcatcaacattacacaatgcagggtctcctggcgcaagagaaaacgcccagtcctgtgggtcgccgcgcaaaaaataaataataatcaaaacctgttgaataggattaccagaagaatgaggtttcaaggccagaaatagcttacaattatttttgaagctcaggaacttagttctgtcaccaaaaaacaaatcaggaataggaattcttggttctagcatagatttctgatcaattgtatcttgaatctgttgtacatttataacgagattatccattgaggagcacagagcctgaatatccatgtccacagctgtgtcctgaaacacccaaatgtctaggggaaaaaaacaaacaaaaaaaaactgaagacagagctgaggaaaaaaaaaatgatgtcaggacttcttttttccctctattgagaatcattggtttggctccttgtactgttatgctgtgctatcaggcaacacagtgtgcagtaatcagcgcacatacagtgatatggcaataacccaaaaacaatagaacgagctctgagacgtggaatctctgcagaccgcaatacctgaacctatcctcacacaactaaaagcagcagtggattgcgcctaacactacctatgcaactcggcactgcctgaggagctgactagcctgaagatagaaatacaagcctgacttgcctcagagaaataccccaaaggaataggcagccccccacatataatgactgttagcaagatgaaaagacaaaacgtaggaatgaaatagattcagcaaagtgaggcccgatattctagacagagcgaggatagcaaagagaactatgcagtctacaaaaaaccctaaagcagaaccacgcaaaggggggcaaaaagacccactgtgccgaactaacggcacggcggtgcaccctttgcgtctcagagcttccagcaaaagagaatagcacagctggacagaaaaaacggaaacaaaaacaaagtaacacttatctagcagagcagcaggccaaggaaagatgcagtagctcagatccaacactggaacattgacaaggagcaaggaagacaaactcaggtggagttaaatagcaaggcagccaacgagctcaccaaaacacatgagagaggaagcccagaggctgcaataccacttgtgaccacaggagtgaattcagccacagaattcacaacacccaacatTGTTGCAGACATCCAGGTGATGATTATGAAGTCTGAGGAACTCAGCATGAAAATGCATCAAGCTGGCACCTGTCAGCAGGACAACATGTCGCCATGTAATTATATCACATTGTCACCTGAAGCCACCAAGTGTCAGCAGTGTGAAGGTTAATGGAGGAGGGGGATGAGCAACTGGGTATGGTGGTAGACGGCCTTGTGCCGCGGCCTGGCATCAGTGCACATGTACAGCTCTCCGCAGCGCCGCCTTCAGGTCTCTGCTCCGTAGGCCGTAGATTAGGGGATTCAGTAAGGGTGTGATTAGTGTATATATCACAGTGATCACTCGGTTCAATGTAAGAAGATTACTCGCGTTAGGGACAAAGTAGATGAAAGTTACCgatgcataaaaaataaaaaccacaGTCAGATGAGACGTACAGGTGGAGAAAGCTTTACGTTTTCCATCACTGGTGCGGATCATTAGCACTGTCCTAAAAATTCTGACGTAAGGGTAAAATGTGGTCATAAAAGCTATGGCGCCAAGAAAACAGCCTACAACTATCAGGACTAGGACATTGATGGAAATATCAGTACAAGAGATCTGGAACAAATGGGGCAGATCACAAAAGAAATTCTGGATGAAGTTGGGACCACAGAACGTTAATCTTATTAAACATAAGGTACAAATAATGGGGGCTAGGAGAGATGAAGACCAAACCAAAGATACTATCTGAGTGCACTTACTCCAGGACATGACCTGGAAGTAATGGAGGGGATGACAGATGGCTACATAACGGTCGTAAGACATGGAGGACAACAAGAAAACCTCAGAGGTCCCAAAATAGATGACAAAGAACACTTGTGCTATacagtttgtgagggagatggACCAATGTTGGGTGGTGAGGCCAAAGAGCATCCTCGGAGCAGTCACCGATGAGTAGGACATGTCCAAGAATGCCAAGTTTCCAAGAAAGAAATACATGGGGGTGTGAAGATTAGGGCAAGTAACTACTAGGAGGATGATGAGAACATTGGTGAAGACGGTCATCAGGTAGACGAGGAGAAAGACGGTGAAGAGGACATGGATGGTGCTCTGATTATCGGACAGACTCAGGAGAAGAACGCTGGTGATCGATGTTTGGTTCTTCATCTTTTCCTCACAAATATTTCCAAATTAGCAAAATAAAGGGCAAAAATGTAATGATGGTAGAATTTTATGGAAGGTATGAACCTAGAAGGTGAAAATCTCGGCGCACATCAATAACTGCTGATTGTAACAGCTAATGGCGTTCTTCATTTTAAAGCTCATCCATTCTCCCGGGAGAAGAAGTCCCAGAAGCCCAAAGCTCAGCTCCGCACATCCATAAATAATGTAATAGGGTCTCAGGACGCTCATTGTCCTGCTTGTTTATAGCGCAGAATTTTGCAGTTTAATTTTAAGTTTCCAATTTACATCTTGTACGACAGGCGGACAGTCTCATGTACAGCGGAGAAAACAAAGGAGCGAAACAAATATACGATTCCCAGCAGGGAATGTCACAGATAGGAAACTGCACTGATAGAGAGAATTGTCGGGCACACTGTAGGTTTGGTAGAATGGGGTGTGCAACCATGCAAAGCGGAGAGTCATTCACCGCACGCTCTTTGTTTCATTGATGCAAAGAATTGAGTCAATGTGCCGGCATGTGGCAGACATTTATGTGCAAGGACATGTAAGACTTAGACAGGAATTAGGTTGACGTTTCGATCCATCCCGGGTCTTTGTAATTAAGTTGCTGAGTCCAGGATAAGGGAAGAGCGCTCCTGTGCGTATGTCATGGGCCACCTAGGTCATCAGACGCACATGACTGAGGAGCGCTCTTCCCTTATACTGGGCTCATCGACAAAGACCAAGGGTGAtctgcaaagtttcataactttccatgttGGACAGAATTCTAAAAAAGAAGAGAAAGTTTAGTTACTACTTAAGTCATAGAAGAAGGATTCCTAGGGTCTTCAGTAATGGCAGCCTAGGAGCAGGTATAGCTATTTCTTCTTTGGAGAAGCCAAAGTATTCAAAGTCCCACCTCACTAAGACAATCCAATGTGTGCAAATGATGTAAGAAGCCTATGATCCACGCCAATTATGGGGGGAAGGTGCCAAAAATGGAATGGACAAAAGACACCACAGATAGGAAACCTTACACATTCATTATACGATTAACTAGACTGAAGGCTCACATGGCTCCCCCGACATACTGTATAATTCTTATAAGTGCTGGACCTTAAACGACTGGTGGAGGAAACCTACCACTAAGAAGATACATTGGCCCTCATCTGACTAAAGCAAGAATGTACTGAAAGTTACTACTGGGCAAATGGTTGGTTGACTCTCTGGTTTTGGATGATTTCCACACTGATTCTTCTAGACATCTTAGCCATAAGAGACGTTGGTTGAACTCCCAGACCTCATTGTTGTACCTTTATACCTACAGAATTCAGTTTAATAGCCTCCGAAATGTCTCAGAGAAGACCCAAAAGAAAAATGTGCAGCAAACAGGTTGGATTCATAGTCAAACACCCAGAAGAcaatcagggtcggactggcccattgggaaaccggagaatcctccggtgggcccgccCCCTGGCCAGCACCACAacccctgcctccttcatttggctGCTCTGCCCTGTATTCTGATCAGGTGCACGGAGCGGTGATTGCATTATTGTATCCCAGTGCCGCCGGctgtctgcactgctcagcaacaagtgatgtgaggtgagcgctttctcatcacctgctgctgctgtggcttctattgatctcattgaGCTCACCGCTCTCTCAGCTGCACAGTGCTCAATGAGATCAGTAGAAGCAGGCAGCAGCAGATGATGAGAAAGCgctcacatcacttgttgctgagcagtgcagacagCCGGCACCGGGTGTAGGACAACTCACTCACAGCATAGCCGGCTCCATCACAGACTGTGAGACTGCGCACACAGCACGGGGGCGACTAGAACGGAGTTGATATTTGGGGGgaatgatgtcaccggaaggggcggggccttcttcagtccagtgaagacctGATAGCATCAAGCAGCGTTGTGCTAGGTTGCTGGAGAGGAGGAAAATGacaggctgcaccatggagctctgTGAGGAGGAGaatactgaggggctgcaccatggagccgtgtgaggagaggaatgaggggcTGCGCTATGGAGTTGTGTGAACAGAGGACTGAGGGGTTgtgccatggagctgtgtgaggaagaGAGGAATGAGggactgcaccatggagctgtgtgagatgaggactgaggggctgcaccatggagctgtgtgaggagaggactgagggctgcaccatggagctgtgtgaggaggagaggactgagggctgcaccatggagctgtgtgaggaggagaggaccgaggggctgcaaaaTGGACCCTTGTACAGATGGGAATGAGGACCCAGGACTCAATATGAATACTCTGAACGGGGGGATGAAGAGGGGCTGTGTGAAGAAGGGGGAGTGAGAAAAAGCTTCTGTGCAATTTCTCaaactgaactgcggtgaactctctgagctcagcgTTGCACCATgcgactttctcactgtgctagtgtgCTAGTTGTGATCTCACTGAGATCACCGCAGTTCAGCTGAGAAcgtagcctcagtgacctgcggtaatctCGATGACGCTACCACTGCTCACTGAtgatgctcgcagcagctcatacaTTACTGGTTCTCaggctggacggtcgcatcttggcaccgtccaggttgaaaactgtttatccccacatggattacggcgtgggacagaatgacagacaggtgagggatattgttgctttttatttttgttttattacaggagaggaGGGATTCTAAGGAATGGGTGATGACGTGAGTGTGGTTTaacttagattcattaaaggagtcaccTTTCCAttgctaatctgtgggcttgatgtcaccggacaatacaaaggtgacatcaaccccacaaatatgaacctgccACCGCtacaggcaagtgggaagagccaggcaaagggcTAGAATTGGCAGAACTAATAGATGCACCTCTTCTGGGTAGCTGTGGTCTGCTGATTTTAGAGGGGATGGCAATatcaatggccctttaccagcctgggaatatcagcccccagctgtctgatttggcaaagctgattgtcaaaaatgaaaGGGGATCTCATGtcgttttttacaattatttatttaaataattaaaaaaaaacagcgtggggacccctctattcttgataaccagccttgctaatgctgacagctgagggttgcagcccccagctgtcagttttgcctggctggttatcaaaaatacagaggaacgcacactgttttttttttcttaattgtttATTTAGAGTGcaagctgatgaatacttccatcagccactcctgctctcgccgctgttagcagcagcaggcataggctgatggaagcagtagtcccattaGCTGGCGCCAGTGACCGGTGGTAAATTTTATACCTACGATCACTGTtatgggctcacgctgtcatttgatagCATGGGAATCATGgctgtctgaccggtggtaatgattttaccggtGATCAGAAGCGGTGCTTgttgtgctgtcatgcagatgacagcatggcaaacacttgaTGTCTGGGCCCCCCGTTCAAGTGAATggagtctgggtactgttctggtacccgaacctaaacttttttttaactgtttggccggATACGAATATATAGAGGTCTGCCCATCTCTAATCTTGTGTGTAGCTTGTGACAGGTATGCGTGTGTCTTGTGTTTAGCATGTGTCTGGTGTGTATATTTTCCTATTTCAATATTGTATTTCCAATTTTTAAAAATTCCATATGTGCATAATATAGCACttacctattttctatggcagtaatgcagttccaattttctagatttaccattctaaacaatccaAAGTGCAGCTTTATATTTTCTAAGTACTGGTgtctgtgtgtcctgtgtctagcatgtgactggtcTGTCCTGTGTCATGTGTTTGGTGTCTGTATGTAGCACATATCTAATTAATacaatctttctgtgcttataaaatactagatggtggcccgattctaacgcatcgggtattctagaatatgcatgtccacgtagtatattgcccagtcacgtagtatattgcccagtcacgtagtatattgcccagtcacgtagtatattgcccagtcacgtagtatattgcccagtcacgtagtatattgcccagtcacgtagtatattgcccagtcacgtagtatattgcccagtcacgtagtatattgcccagccacgtagtatattgcccagtcacgtagtatattgcccagccacgtagtatattgcccagtgacgtagtacattgcccagccacgtattatatattgcccagtcacgtagtatattacccagtcacgtagtatattgcccagcgacgtagtatattgcccagccacgtagtatattgcccagacacgtagtatattggccagccacgtagtatattgcctagccacgtagtatattgcccagccacgtagtacaatgcccagccacatattatatattgcccagcgacgtagtatattgcccagccacgtaatatattgcccagccacgtagtatatttcccagccacgtagtatattgcccagccacgtattatatattgcccagcaacgtagtatattgcccagccacgtattatatattgcccagcaacgtagtatattgcccagccacgtagtatattgcccagtcatgtattgtccagccacatagtatatagcacagcccacgtagtacggtatattgcccagccacatagtatatagcacagcccacgtagtacggtatattgcccagtcacgtagtatattgcccagtcatgtattgtccagccacatagtatatagcacagcccacgtagtacggtatattgcccagccacatagtatatagcacagcccacgtagtacggtatattgcccagtcacgtagtatattgcccagcacagagccacgtagtatagagacttaaaataagaaaaaatatactcacctatagcccgttgaagtcctgctatactcaccctccgccgcctttctcgctcctctcctcgctcccgggaccgctccattgcaagcgtcagcttccggtcccagggctggtgtgagaaggacctatgatgacatcgcggtcacatgactgtgacgtcacggcaggtccttgtcgcacaccagccctgggacgggaccgcaagctgccgcttgcaatggagcggtcccgggagcgaggagaggagcgagaaaggcggcggagggtgagtatagcagttttttgtttttttgttttgttatttttaacatgacatattttttactattgatgctgtataggcagcatcaatagtaaatagttggggacacacagggttaatagcagcagtaacggagtgcgttacaccacgggccgttaccgctgccattaaccctgtgtgagcggtgaggggaggggattacggagcgggtgtcgggcagtgagtgcaggggagtaggggagggactaatcggactgtggccgtcgctgattggtcgcggcagccatgacaggcaggtgccgagaccaatcagagaacgaataaccgtgacagaaggacagacagatagaaGTACCccctagacaattatgtatatagattattgT harbors:
- the LOC138647505 gene encoding olfactory receptor 5V1-like, which gives rise to MKNQTSITSVLLLSLSDNQSTIHVLFTVFLLVYLMTVFTNVLIILLVVTCPNLHTPMYFFLGNLAFLDMSYSSVTAPRMLFGLTTQHWSISLTNCIAQVFFVIYFGTSEVFLLSSMSYDRYVAICHPLHYFQVMSWSKCTQIVSLVWSSSLLAPIICTLCLIRLTFCGPNFIQNFFCDLPHLFQISCTDISINVLVLIVVGCFLGAIAFMTTFYPYVRIFRTVLMIRTSDGKRKAFSTCTSHLTVVFIFYASVTFIYFVPNASNLLTLNRVITVIYTLITPLLNPLIYGLRSRDLKAALRRAVHVH